In Acidisarcina polymorpha, the DNA window AATGGCTCTGTTGTGAAGATCGTATGAACAGGTAGCCTTTGAGGCAATTGAACCAAGCTAATCTTTTCCTAAACAAACCCTAACCGGATAATCCTTATGGTTTCTATGATTTAGGTGCTGTGCGCCAAAGAAGGGGCGTCTCGAAGCACTCCGGGTCGCGTGCTAAACTGGCATCAAGATTTGGTACCGAACGCTTTCTTCCGCTTGCCGGAGGCTCCAGCCGAGCTTTATCCACGGGGCCGGAGGCTCGCGCCCGGGGGCAATCCGCTGCGTTATGTCTAGAGACATTTTTGTATTTGCCGAGTTCACTTTCGATTCTGAAACCGGCATTCTCATGCGGAAGAATCGTGGTTCCCATCTTCCGGGCCAAACCGCCGTGCTGCTTGAGGTGCTGCTCAAAAATGCGAATAATCTGGTGAGCCGAGAGGAGCTCCGCCAGGTGCTTTGGCCGAACGAAGAATTTCTCGACTACACTCAGGGGATCAATGTCGCTGTCAACCGGCTTCGCCACACTCTTCGCGACAGTTCACGGAATCCTCGCTTTCTTAAAACGATTCCTAAGCGCGGCTATACCTTCTATGCAGAAGTCCGGGTTGTACCACGAACCACGACCTCTACAACAACGTCCCCGGCCTTGTCCGTTGATCTGTCGGCCTCTCCTCCGGCAGCCCCCCTCGAAATCCGAGCGGCCGAAGCTGGCGATCGTGCTTCAACGGAGATTGAAGCCGAGCCGATTGCCCAGATATCGACCAGTTCATCGGAATTTAGTCCTGTTCATGTCCTTCCGCCGTTCGCCCCGGCGACTGCCTCCCCGCTTTCACCCCTCAGCCGGTTTTCCAATCGACTTTCTGCGACGATCGCTCTCAGCCTCTGCGGTCTGATTGCGCTTATGGGGGGAATCCACTTTCGCCATGCCCATGCGGCTACTCGAGTGCTCAAGCTTGGCATTATTCCACTGCGCGCTCATGGAGATACTCAGACCGGTGACGCTGGCGAGGGATTTCGGCTCATGCTCAGCGACGACCTCTCACGCTTACCGAACGTCCAGGTGCGCGCCACCAGCAGCCTCACCAGCTCCGACGCCGCCGACATCCCACGCCTTTCCCGCAAACTCGGCCTGGATGACCTCCTCCTGGGCAGCATCGCGCGGCAGGGAGATCAGTACGATCTGAAGTTCGAGCTCGTGCGCGCCGAGGATGCGACCCATCTGGCATCCTTTGAATACAGCGGCGCAGCCAAGGACCTTCCCTCCCTCAGCCAACGTTTGCAGCAGGATGTCTTCCACTACCTGCAATCGCAGACCCAGGCGCTGCAAACGATCAAGGGCAGCACCAACGATGCCGATGCATATGAACTTTACCTGCAGGCCTCTTACCATATGTTCGAGCGGGACCAGGACTCACTCCGTCGCGCCCTCGATCTCTTTCAACAGGCCACTATGCGCGATCCCAACTTTGCCGCTGCCCACGCCGGCATGGCGACGGCCTGCCTGAAACTGAGCAACTACTACACCAGCCCGCAGGAAAATTATCTCGGCAAGGCTGAGCATTTTGCCCAGACCGCCATTCGCCTCGATCCCTCCTTAGCGCAGGCGCATGCCGTCCTTGGTTCGACTGCCTACAAGCTCGACCGGGACTTTCCCCGTGGCGAAGCCGAGCTGCACAATGCTATTCGCATCGACTCGACTCAGGCCGAGTACCGCAACTGGCTGGCCATCCTGCTTGCGGAAGAGGGACGCTTCGACGAAGCGCTGGCTCAACTTCAGCTTGCCCAGACCAGCGCTCCCTTCTGGCCATCGGTTTACGCAATGCAGGGGTTGGTCGGTACTTACGCCCGTCGCGATGATATTGCGCTGCGCGCTGCAGCTCACTATGCCGAGCTGCTTCCGGATCTTCCCATCGCGCACAACACCCTGGCGTGGGTCGATTTCGAGACCGGCCATTATTCGGAAGCTGCGGCGGAGTGGCGGCGGATGGCACTGCTTCAAAATGACCAGGCCCGGGTTGAGCTGGAAGAAAAGGGCATGGGAATGCTCAAGACGCAGGGAATTCGTGCCTATGCCGAGCTCCACCTGGCCGCAATCCAGAATCACCGAGGCGTCGCTCAGGTTAACGATTTCTCGCCCGCCGAGTGGTATGCCTGTGCCGGACACCGCAATCAGGCAATCGCCGAGCTCGAAAGGCTCTCCGCCGCGCGCGACCCGTATCTGCTGCACGTCGGCGTCGATCCCCTCTTCGACTCGTTGCATGGAGATCCGCGCTTCGCCGCGCTGCTTGAAAGAAGCGGCGTTGCGATTCCTGCATCCCTGGCCACCCAAGACTCGCATCTCTGCGAACCGGGCGTAAGACGCAGTGCACGACCGACTTAGATCGACTTACACATACCGCGTGAGCATTGGCGTAAAAACTCCCCGACCGGTCCCTTGGGCTGCCAAAGAAACTGATTTAAGGGTGCTCCTTTCAGAGACTCCCAAGTTGTACCGTCCGCGCTACGCATTAAAAAAGGAGTTATCTTCAAGTGGGCCATAAGTCGGCAAGTCGGATACATGGTTGCGGCGAGCCGGCCGACTAACATTGCGGATAACTCTCATCGCGCAGTAAATATTCTGGTTTTGAGGTGGCGGAAAGGCCGTTCTGTAAGGGACACGGTCCGAGTTGGCTAGATGGCTGCCTCGTTCTTCGTGGGTCGCGTCCGTCCGTTTGAGAATCCTAAGATTGCCGTCATGGCCACAAAAGGTGGAACGTGTGAGCGACTCGATTTCAGTGCGACAAGGTTCGCAAGTCATTCCAATCGTCCCTCACGTCGTAAGAAGACATCCGAGTCTCGCGGTACGGGGAGTGCTTGTCGAGCACCACGCGGTTGAACCGGCCGAGTTCCCTGAGCGTGAGCCCCAACAGCATAACTTCTTCATGTACACCAGTCCGGCTGTGCGAGCGGAGATCAAGAGCCCTGATTTCTCCGGATTGCGATGGATTCGTCCCGGCGCTCTTTGGGTGATGCCTCAAGGTTGTCGGCATGAAGTTCGTTTTGAAGGACCGGTGGAAGGAATTGCGCTGGCGTTCGAACCAGTCCGGTTCGACCACCTGGTGGAGTCTGCGGGCGGGAAGTGTTCTACAGCGATCGTTCAATCGCTAGCGGCCAGTCCGCCGAAGATTGAACACCTGATGCGCGCGCTCGGTCACGAGAGCCAACTGCCCAGCACCCACGACCACTTCGGCCTGGAGTGCATTGCCACAGCAATCGCCTTGGCGCTCAGCCAGCACGCAAGAGCCATAGCAATCGAGTCGTCGAAAACCGGCGCCCGGCTCGCGCCACGGCAAATTCGCGCGGTTCAATCGTACGTTGTTGAAAACTTGGATCAGCGCATTACCCTGGCCGAACTGGCTGGCGTGGCCGGTCTGAGTTCCTTCCACTTTCTTCGGGCTTTTAAGCGGAGCCTGGGAGTAACGCCTGGCCAGTACGTTCTTGACCTTCGTATGGAGAGAGCGAGGTCCTTGCTCATGACCAGCAATCTGACTGTAGCTGAGGTAGGGGTCCGTGTCGGCTTTGACTACTCGAGCCATTTCACCCGCGCCTTTCGTCGCGCTATTGGCACCGCACCATCCACGTTCCGGAACGGCTTCTAAATTAGCGCAAGATATGTTTCTGGGCGGCAATATCCGGTAGCAGCCTTTCCGCGCAATTCCATCACAATCGACTGAGTGCGGCGAAAGTCGGGCTCAACGCCTTATGTTTGTGAGCGCCCTCGGAACTTCCGCCTGCGGCTCGGTTAAAAGTCAGGAACCACTCTGAAATGAAATCGCAAAACGGCAGTTGAAGGAGTTTGCCATGAAAGTTACGATCGGAAATGTATCGCTGGCGGTTGAAGAGCGGGGAACAGGAAATGTTTCCCTCGTCTTCCTGCACTATTGGGGTGGAACGCACCGCACCTGGAACAAGGTGGCTGCGGAACTCCAGTCGACCTACCGAATCGTCACCTACGACATGCGCGGTTGGGGGGAATCGAGTGCGGCAGACGACGGCTACTCCATCTCAGCCCTGGCGGCCGAGTCTGCGGCGCTCATCGAGCACCTCGGGCTCAGCAAGTATGTTTTGATAGGTCATTCGATGGGCGGGAAAGTAGCCCAACTGGTTGCATCGCGAAGGCCGCAGGGACTTATTGGGCT includes these proteins:
- a CDS encoding winged helix-turn-helix domain-containing protein, yielding MSRDIFVFAEFTFDSETGILMRKNRGSHLPGQTAVLLEVLLKNANNLVSREELRQVLWPNEEFLDYTQGINVAVNRLRHTLRDSSRNPRFLKTIPKRGYTFYAEVRVVPRTTTSTTTSPALSVDLSASPPAAPLEIRAAEAGDRASTEIEAEPIAQISTSSSEFSPVHVLPPFAPATASPLSPLSRFSNRLSATIALSLCGLIALMGGIHFRHAHAATRVLKLGIIPLRAHGDTQTGDAGEGFRLMLSDDLSRLPNVQVRATSSLTSSDAADIPRLSRKLGLDDLLLGSIARQGDQYDLKFELVRAEDATHLASFEYSGAAKDLPSLSQRLQQDVFHYLQSQTQALQTIKGSTNDADAYELYLQASYHMFERDQDSLRRALDLFQQATMRDPNFAAAHAGMATACLKLSNYYTSPQENYLGKAEHFAQTAIRLDPSLAQAHAVLGSTAYKLDRDFPRGEAELHNAIRIDSTQAEYRNWLAILLAEEGRFDEALAQLQLAQTSAPFWPSVYAMQGLVGTYARRDDIALRAAAHYAELLPDLPIAHNTLAWVDFETGHYSEAAAEWRRMALLQNDQARVELEEKGMGMLKTQGIRAYAELHLAAIQNHRGVAQVNDFSPAEWYACAGHRNQAIAELERLSAARDPYLLHVGVDPLFDSLHGDPRFAALLERSGVAIPASLATQDSHLCEPGVRRSARPT
- a CDS encoding AraC family transcriptional regulator — encoded protein: MSDSISVRQGSQVIPIVPHVVRRHPSLAVRGVLVEHHAVEPAEFPEREPQQHNFFMYTSPAVRAEIKSPDFSGLRWIRPGALWVMPQGCRHEVRFEGPVEGIALAFEPVRFDHLVESAGGKCSTAIVQSLAASPPKIEHLMRALGHESQLPSTHDHFGLECIATAIALALSQHARAIAIESSKTGARLAPRQIRAVQSYVVENLDQRITLAELAGVAGLSSFHFLRAFKRSLGVTPGQYVLDLRMERARSLLMTSNLTVAEVGVRVGFDYSSHFTRAFRRAIGTAPSTFRNGF